In one window of Maribacter sp. BPC-D8 DNA:
- a CDS encoding alkene reductase, translating into MKLLEIYKIGSLTLKNKIVMAPLTRSRSNSDGIPSDLNVEYYKQRASAGLIIAEATAISKNSLGYINAPSIYSQEHIKGWKKITDGVHKEGGIIFLQMFHVGRVTHSDFFDGELPIAPSSIKADGEVYTPQGKKNFETPRALELNEIPSVVQEFKIAAQNAKDAGFDGIEIHGANGYLINQFIDDISNNRTDIYGGSIENRSRFLFEVLDAVLEVWDSKRVGLRLSPSGIFHSVGDANARETYSTIIEKLNTYSLAYLHLMNPMMPIDQRPELEPDVAGFYGSKYKGTLMMNGHYTKDSGNELLEKNLADLVSYGSLFISNPDLPKRFELNTALNVPDQNTFYTGGKEGYTDYPFLNK; encoded by the coding sequence AATAGTGATGGAATACCATCAGATCTAAATGTTGAATATTATAAACAAAGAGCAAGTGCTGGTTTAATTATAGCCGAAGCCACAGCAATTTCTAAAAACAGCCTTGGTTATATAAATGCGCCTAGCATTTATAGTCAAGAACATATAAAAGGCTGGAAAAAAATAACTGACGGTGTTCATAAAGAAGGTGGTATAATCTTTTTACAAATGTTTCATGTAGGTAGAGTTACACATTCAGATTTTTTTGACGGCGAGTTACCTATTGCCCCATCAAGTATTAAGGCAGATGGAGAAGTCTATACTCCACAAGGTAAAAAGAATTTTGAAACTCCTAGAGCATTAGAGTTAAATGAAATTCCTTCTGTTGTTCAAGAGTTTAAAATAGCTGCTCAAAATGCCAAGGATGCAGGATTTGATGGTATTGAAATTCACGGTGCAAACGGATATTTAATTAATCAATTTATTGATGATATTAGCAATAATCGTACAGACATCTATGGCGGGTCTATAGAGAATAGAAGTAGATTTCTTTTTGAAGTACTTGATGCCGTACTAGAGGTTTGGGATAGTAAACGAGTAGGATTAAGATTATCGCCTTCTGGTATTTTTCACTCTGTTGGTGATGCTAATGCACGAGAAACATATAGTACTATCATAGAAAAACTAAACACCTACTCCCTAGCCTACTTACATTTAATGAATCCGATGATGCCAATAGATCAACGTCCTGAACTAGAGCCTGATGTTGCTGGTTTTTATGGCTCAAAATATAAGGGAACCCTTATGATGAACGGACATTATACCAAAGATTCTGGAAATGAACTTTTAGAAAAAAATCTTGCAGACCTTGTTTCTTACGGTAGCTTATTTATTTCAAACCCTGATTTGCCAAAACGATTTGAACTGAATACAGCATTAAATGTTCCAGATCAAAACACATTTTATACTGGTGGAAAAGAAGGGTATACAGATTATCCTTTTTTGAACAAATAG
- a CDS encoding alkene reductase, protein MKLLEPYQLGNITLKNRVVMAPMTRSRAINNVPNDLMITYYSQRAGAGLIISEGIAPSPNALGYARIPGLYNQKQIEGWKKITEAVHRKGSKIFAQLMHTGRISHPDNMPKDAVILAASTLKSAGTMWTDKNGAQSYPMAKEMTIKDIHNTIEEFVQSAKNAIASGFDGVEIHAGTGFLLDTFINPHTNLRTDEYGETLEGRMKFTLEVTKKVADAIGKEKTSIRISPYGVFNDMGLYDKTDEAFEYLVSALNKIGVIYIHMVDHSSIGAPEVSVTLKEKIKTTLYQGTYISSGGFDSEKAQWEVDSHKGDLVAFGKPFISNPDLVDRIKNGDEFAKSDSDTHYSIGKEGYTDYPISEKKSILFKL, encoded by the coding sequence ATGAAATTATTAGAACCATATCAACTAGGTAATATTACACTTAAAAACAGAGTAGTAATGGCGCCAATGACCAGATCTAGAGCAATTAATAACGTTCCAAATGATTTAATGATAACGTATTATTCTCAAAGAGCAGGTGCTGGATTAATTATTTCTGAAGGCATCGCACCATCTCCAAATGCTTTGGGTTATGCCAGAATACCAGGACTCTATAACCAAAAGCAAATAGAGGGTTGGAAAAAAATTACTGAGGCAGTACATCGTAAAGGCTCAAAAATATTTGCGCAACTAATGCATACTGGCAGGATATCTCATCCAGATAATATGCCCAAAGATGCCGTTATATTAGCAGCATCTACTTTAAAATCAGCAGGAACAATGTGGACAGATAAAAATGGAGCACAGTCCTACCCAATGGCAAAAGAGATGACTATAAAAGACATTCATAATACTATTGAGGAATTCGTACAGTCTGCTAAAAATGCAATTGCCTCAGGTTTTGATGGTGTAGAAATTCATGCAGGCACCGGTTTTTTATTAGACACATTTATTAATCCTCATACCAACCTACGGACAGATGAATATGGCGAAACTTTAGAAGGTAGAATGAAATTTACCTTAGAAGTAACAAAAAAAGTAGCCGACGCTATAGGTAAAGAAAAGACAAGTATTCGAATTTCACCTTACGGAGTATTCAATGATATGGGTTTATATGATAAAACAGATGAAGCATTTGAATATTTGGTATCAGCTCTTAATAAAATAGGTGTTATCTATATTCATATGGTAGACCATTCTTCTATAGGAGCTCCAGAAGTGTCTGTAACATTAAAGGAAAAGATAAAAACTACTTTATATCAAGGAACTTATATATCAAGTGGCGGGTTTGATAGCGAAAAAGCACAATGGGAAGTAGACAGTCATAAAGGAGATTTAGTAGCATTTGGAAAACCATTTATTTCTAACCCAGATCTTGTTGACAGAATAAAAAATGGAGATGAATTTGCTAAATCTGATTCTGATACTCATTATTCTATTGGTAAAGAAGGGTATACAGATTATCCAATCTCAGAAAAAAAAAGCATTTTATTTAAACTTTAA
- a CDS encoding YybH family protein gives MKKNKYLPLMLLLFGIMSCTNQKTTTQDLENELSIVVDSWFENFNNNDADKLIELYDDSALFASHDFPLQKGKKTIKEGFINTFSLKPSIDFNIIKITVEGNIGTVLGEFDFHGINPSDNIDIRQNGRFLVVYKKFKDNKWRVIFDMDNHPPDVVPSTW, from the coding sequence ATGAAAAAAAATAAATACCTCCCTTTAATGCTTTTGTTATTTGGGATTATGTCTTGCACTAATCAAAAAACAACTACACAAGATTTAGAAAATGAATTAAGTATTGTTGTTGATTCTTGGTTTGAGAACTTTAATAATAATGATGCAGATAAATTAATTGAACTTTATGATGATTCTGCACTTTTTGCAAGTCATGATTTTCCTTTACAAAAAGGAAAAAAAACAATAAAAGAGGGTTTTATAAATACATTTTCTCTAAAACCATCGATAGATTTTAATATCATAAAAATAACTGTAGAAGGAAATATTGGTACGGTGTTAGGTGAGTTTGATTTTCATGGGATTAATCCATCAGACAATATAGATATACGCCAAAATGGTCGATTTCTAGTCGTGTACAAGAAATTTAAAGATAATAAATGGCGAGTGATATTTGATATGGACAACCATCCACCAGACGTAGTTCCATCAACATGGTAA
- a CDS encoding L-dopachrome tautomerase-related protein, with amino-acid sequence MKKYSILIVLLVTLISCNSSASKKQPQDLAKSVVSKVPVGTLDVVVEMQLSPGNLAVSNQGRLFTSIHPTRKGNVQLLEIVGDKFIPFPNKEMQSTATTTSNEKFDTPLGIVFDNKDRLWLVDVGLNIGKTRVFAYDINTKEELYRFDVPEALAPNTGFVQDLAIDEINDFVYLADAVNTGIIVIDIKKQSFRKIVDLPSMQYEDIDMVIDNKVQHYLGNPIRISVDPITISKDRETLYYGAMNSTKWYKLPTKIIREDASDEEIIKQIALVGEKPICDGAATDDEGNHYFTNVQEYSISKLSKNGTLSTLKQHAYFDWPDNIRIYKDWLYITSNQINKTVEFTGTEDLAIKPYRILKLKFK; translated from the coding sequence ATGAAAAAATATAGTATTTTAATAGTACTACTAGTTACCTTAATTTCTTGTAATTCTTCAGCCTCAAAAAAACAACCTCAAGATTTAGCTAAATCTGTGGTATCTAAAGTTCCTGTTGGAACACTAGATGTTGTAGTTGAAATGCAACTGAGTCCAGGAAATTTAGCTGTTTCTAATCAAGGTAGATTATTTACAAGTATTCATCCTACAAGAAAAGGGAATGTTCAGCTTCTAGAAATAGTTGGTGACAAATTTATTCCTTTTCCGAATAAAGAAATGCAATCTACAGCAACGACCACTTCAAATGAAAAATTTGACACACCTCTAGGAATTGTTTTTGATAATAAAGATAGATTATGGTTGGTAGATGTAGGTTTAAACATAGGGAAAACCAGAGTTTTTGCTTATGATATTAATACAAAAGAAGAATTATATCGTTTTGATGTTCCCGAAGCGTTAGCACCTAACACAGGTTTTGTTCAAGACTTAGCCATTGATGAAATAAACGATTTTGTTTATCTAGCAGATGCTGTAAATACAGGAATCATTGTTATAGATATTAAAAAACAATCCTTTAGAAAAATTGTTGATTTACCAAGTATGCAGTACGAAGATATTGATATGGTAATAGATAATAAAGTTCAACATTATTTAGGAAATCCTATTCGAATTTCTGTAGATCCCATTACTATTTCTAAAGACAGAGAAACTTTATACTATGGAGCAATGAATAGCACAAAGTGGTACAAATTACCTACAAAAATTATTAGAGAAGATGCTAGTGACGAAGAGATTATTAAACAAATAGCGCTAGTTGGTGAAAAACCAATTTGTGATGGAGCTGCTACAGATGATGAAGGAAACCACTACTTCACCAACGTGCAAGAATATAGTATTTCTAAATTATCAAAAAACGGAACCTTAAGCACACTAAAACAACACGCTTATTTTGATTGGCCAGATAATATAAGAATTTACAAAGATTGGCTGTATATAACAAGTAATCAAATAAATAAAACAGTTGAATTTACTGGTACAGAAGATTTAGCTATAAAACCATACCGAATTTTAAAATTAAAATTTAAATAG
- a CDS encoding nuclear transport factor 2 family protein, with translation MIKVSFYKVLTLAILSSFLGCNHSSQEEQNIEIIKSTYHDFNNLKNHLAPNVIWKEADGFPYAGTYIGYDDIVENVFSKLAIEWIDFKFTPDEFMLEDDKVVAIGHYRGTNIKSGFTINIRALHLYHLKNNKITHFEQFVDTKKVVDAMK, from the coding sequence ATGATAAAAGTTAGCTTTTATAAAGTACTAACACTAGCGATATTATCTTCATTTTTAGGATGTAACCATTCGTCTCAAGAAGAACAAAATATTGAGATTATTAAAAGTACATATCACGATTTCAATAATTTGAAAAACCATTTAGCTCCTAATGTTATATGGAAAGAAGCCGATGGTTTTCCCTATGCAGGAACATATATTGGTTATGATGATATAGTTGAAAATGTATTTTCTAAACTAGCTATAGAATGGATTGATTTTAAATTTACTCCTGATGAGTTTATGCTAGAAGATGATAAAGTAGTAGCAATCGGACACTACAGAGGTACTAATATTAAAAGCGGTTTTACTATTAATATTAGAGCATTACACTTATATCATTTAAAAAATAATAAAATTACGCATTTTGAACAGTTTGTTGATACTAAAAAAGTAGTCGACGCAATGAAATAA
- a CDS encoding DoxX family protein: MKTKNNDLGLLILRISIGFLMLLHGIAKFKGISFIEGMLAEKGLPTFIAYGIFITEVIAPLLIIIGYRTRIAALVYAFGALMAVLIAHSGDIFSLNQYGGWAVELLGLYLFGSITLFFTGGGKIAVSNTNEWD; the protein is encoded by the coding sequence ATGAAAACAAAAAATAATGATTTAGGGCTTTTAATCCTTCGTATTTCAATCGGATTTTTAATGCTATTACATGGTATTGCTAAATTTAAAGGCATCTCTTTTATAGAAGGTATGTTAGCAGAAAAAGGATTACCTACTTTTATTGCATACGGTATTTTTATTACAGAAGTTATAGCACCTCTATTAATAATAATTGGTTATAGAACGCGTATTGCAGCTTTAGTCTATGCCTTTGGAGCATTAATGGCTGTGCTAATAGCCCATTCAGGAGATATATTTTCACTAAATCAATACGGAGGTTGGGCAGTAGAATTATTAGGATTGTACTTATTTGGATCTATAACACTTTTCTTTACTGGTGGTGGAAAAATAGCAGTATCAAATACTAACGAATGGGATTAA
- a CDS encoding helix-turn-helix domain-containing protein, translated as MLTIIHRHEVIISKAKTILLNSNKSVSEIAYDLGFEYPQYFSTLFKKKTQLNPSDFRLLN; from the coding sequence TTGCTGACTATCATACATAGACATGAAGTTATAATATCAAAAGCTAAAACCATACTTCTAAACTCAAATAAAAGCGTTAGCGAAATAGCTTATGATTTAGGCTTTGAATACCCTCAATACTTTAGCACTCTTTTTAAAAAGAAAACACAATTAAACCCAAGTGATTTTCGGTTATTAAACTAA
- a CDS encoding CDGSH iron-sulfur domain-containing protein has protein sequence MSKTKLTINSNGSVKVEGDFEVVDSQGNSYNLQGRTVLGICRCGLSNNKPFCDGSHRNHFEHEATAFDLPPMKKK, from the coding sequence ATGAGCAAAACAAAACTAACCATAAATAGTAATGGGTCTGTAAAAGTAGAAGGAGATTTTGAAGTTGTAGATAGCCAAGGTAATTCATATAACTTACAAGGTAGAACAGTGTTAGGTATATGTCGTTGCGGACTTTCTAATAACAAACCTTTTTGCGATGGTTCACATAGAAATCATTTTGAGCACGAAGCAACAGCTTTCGATTTACCACCAATGAAAAAGAAATAA
- a CDS encoding Kelch repeat-containing protein: MKNLLSYLLILIPFLGLCQMNKKHTDKWIDKNESEDYTARHECSFVQIGDKFILFGGRESAQKLDIYDYKNNTWSTGRMAPKEFNHFQATAYEGFIWVVAAFKTNNFPREIPEEHVWLYHPPTDNWIQGPEIPENRRRGGAGLVIYKDKFYVVGGNTIGHDGGYVNWFDVYDPKANTWTILENASQQRDHFSAAVIENKLYAAGGRQSGGEGGVFAPLPAIVDTYDFDLKRWSVLSKNLPTPRAAPGIVVYNGELFVMGGEGEEAGPAYKLVEAYNPKSGLWSKMQDMNYARHGTQAILSGNGIHIAAGSPVRAGGNQRNMEVYGEDNPKGKALVGSKLSAKSEVDIPMCTETTINLKNIEGNTGCFISTITLTGDARSEYQIESKVEHVLVPTGEEMPIVIKHIGNSTNQQTSLKIVYNGDQVLEIKLKSK, translated from the coding sequence ATGAAAAATCTATTAAGCTATTTATTGATTCTAATACCTTTTTTAGGATTATGCCAAATGAATAAAAAGCATACGGATAAATGGATTGACAAGAATGAAAGTGAAGATTATACGGCGCGACACGAATGTTCATTTGTGCAAATTGGTGATAAATTTATATTGTTTGGCGGTCGCGAATCGGCTCAAAAATTAGATATCTACGATTATAAGAATAACACTTGGAGTACCGGTAGAATGGCGCCCAAAGAGTTTAATCATTTTCAGGCAACGGCTTATGAAGGCTTTATTTGGGTTGTAGCAGCTTTTAAGACCAATAATTTTCCGAGAGAAATTCCCGAAGAACATGTATGGTTATATCACCCACCTACAGACAATTGGATTCAAGGCCCTGAGATTCCTGAAAACAGAAGAAGAGGTGGTGCAGGTTTGGTTATATATAAAGATAAGTTCTATGTCGTCGGTGGTAATACTATTGGTCATGATGGCGGTTATGTCAACTGGTTTGATGTATATGACCCTAAGGCCAATACTTGGACTATATTAGAAAATGCCTCTCAACAAAGGGATCATTTTAGTGCCGCTGTAATCGAAAATAAATTATATGCCGCTGGCGGAAGACAATCTGGTGGCGAAGGCGGAGTATTTGCCCCGTTACCAGCAATAGTTGATACTTATGATTTTGACTTAAAGCGCTGGTCTGTATTATCTAAAAATTTACCGACCCCAAGAGCCGCACCTGGTATTGTAGTTTATAACGGAGAACTTTTTGTAATGGGTGGTGAAGGCGAAGAAGCTGGTCCGGCTTATAAACTTGTTGAAGCCTATAATCCTAAATCAGGTTTGTGGTCTAAAATGCAAGATATGAACTATGCTAGGCATGGTACTCAGGCAATACTTTCAGGAAATGGAATTCATATAGCAGCGGGATCACCGGTACGTGCCGGTGGAAATCAAAGGAATATGGAGGTGTATGGCGAAGACAACCCAAAAGGGAAAGCACTTGTAGGTTCAAAGCTAAGTGCTAAGTCAGAAGTTGACATACCAATGTGCACCGAAACGACTATAAATCTTAAAAATATCGAAGGTAATACGGGCTGCTTTATCAGTACTATAACACTTACTGGTGATGCTAGAAGTGAGTATCAAATTGAGTCAAAAGTTGAACATGTTTTAGTGCCAACAGGCGAAGAAATGCCTATTGTTATTAAACACATAGGTAATTCAACGAATCAACAGACAAGTTTAAAAATTGTCTACAACGGCGATCAAGTGCTTGAGATCAAATTGAAGAGTAAGTGA
- a CDS encoding DUF6642 family protein, producing MLEKRRQLPQEHVTDTENFIYCLEGVDDIENEKVTEAQQSLEQLAMKYGIASIYKTCDTIEGLEDSLNALVLDDHNFKDYEIIYLVMHGEANSICLNDYYYSLQEIAEIFEGRLKGKILHFSNAKILDLDEEESQYFLDITNAKAISGYGNAFDGVSSANLDKAFFNLFKEDDDMFDVVEELHQRHYNVCKLLDFRLYY from the coding sequence TTGCTAGAGAAAAGAAGACAATTACCGCAAGAACACGTAACTGACACAGAAAACTTCATCTATTGTTTAGAAGGCGTCGATGATATTGAAAACGAGAAAGTTACCGAAGCACAACAAAGCTTAGAGCAACTAGCCATGAAATATGGTATTGCCAGTATCTATAAAACATGCGATACTATTGAAGGGCTAGAAGACAGTTTAAATGCTCTGGTGTTAGATGATCATAATTTTAAAGATTATGAAATTATTTACTTGGTGATGCATGGCGAAGCAAATAGCATTTGCTTAAACGACTACTACTATAGCTTACAAGAGATTGCGGAAATTTTCGAGGGACGATTAAAAGGGAAGATCCTGCATTTTTCAAATGCAAAAATTCTAGACCTTGACGAAGAAGAATCTCAATACTTTTTAGACATCACCAATGCTAAAGCAATTTCTGGCTATGGCAATGCATTCGACGGAGTAAGCAGTGCAAATCTCGATAAGGCATTCTTTAACTTATTTAAAGAAGATGATGATATGTTCGATGTGGTAGAAGAACTACACCAAAGACATTACAATGTATGTAAACTACTTGATTTTAGATTGTATTACTAA
- a CDS encoding alpha/beta hydrolase translates to MFAQKTIDFPAKDGLLITADYYEAKGSETFILLFHQAGWSRGEYKEIAPKLNALGYSSLAIDQRSGGAVNSVVNQTNQRAVAAGKETEYVNAFQDIEATVAYVKKTYSPKKIIIWGSSYSSSLVLKYAGDYPDNINAAMAFSPGEYFGKDDFIKNSAANIKVPTLITSAQNEQDNWAAINEAIPTTTKVSYVPATKGNHGSRALWEKFDDNDGYWSAVKDFLKNI, encoded by the coding sequence ATGTTTGCACAAAAAACCATAGACTTTCCCGCTAAAGATGGGCTGCTGATTACCGCAGATTATTATGAAGCCAAAGGGAGCGAAACCTTTATACTCCTTTTTCATCAAGCAGGGTGGAGCCGTGGAGAATATAAAGAAATAGCACCTAAATTAAACGCATTGGGTTATAGCAGCCTTGCCATTGACCAACGATCTGGTGGAGCGGTGAATTCTGTTGTAAACCAGACCAACCAAAGAGCGGTAGCCGCAGGGAAGGAAACCGAATATGTAAATGCTTTTCAAGATATTGAGGCAACCGTGGCTTATGTAAAAAAGACATATTCCCCTAAGAAAATAATTATCTGGGGTAGTTCTTACTCCTCTTCCTTAGTTCTTAAATATGCCGGTGACTATCCTGATAATATAAATGCCGCCATGGCTTTTTCACCTGGCGAATATTTTGGTAAAGACGATTTTATAAAAAATAGTGCCGCAAATATTAAAGTACCCACGTTAATTACTTCTGCGCAAAACGAACAAGATAATTGGGCTGCCATAAACGAAGCAATACCTACCACTACAAAAGTGTCGTATGTACCAGCAACCAAAGGAAATCATGGTTCGCGGGCGTTATGGGAAAAGTTTGACGATAATGATGGCTATTGGAGTGCCGTAAAAGACTTTTTAAAGAATATATAG
- the thiS gene encoding sulfur carrier protein ThiS, which produces MIDIKVNNTTHLCKPNVTLDEIIKGLNISVKGIAVAVNENIITKTEWHTKTLNENDEVLVIRATQGG; this is translated from the coding sequence ATGATAGATATTAAAGTAAACAACACCACTCACCTATGCAAGCCGAACGTTACACTAGATGAAATCATTAAAGGTTTGAATATTTCTGTTAAAGGAATAGCCGTGGCGGTAAATGAGAACATTATTACCAAAACAGAGTGGCATACCAAAACACTCAACGAGAACGATGAAGTATTGGTCATTAGAGCTACCCAAGGGGGTTGA
- a CDS encoding thiamine phosphate synthase: MIILIAPEKDIPNEIELLHQLFQEGLAYYHLRKPLKDYQEHCDYLNAIDTKYHNRIVVHFFHELVNEYDLKGIHFQEQKRIDHIDNPGQYFKSLDMYGKTISSSFHDPEVLEDCEFEFDYHLLSPVFSSISKQGYEGKGFDVNQSEKLIVGMGGITDKTVQQTLKLGFKGISVLGGVWNMENPVESFVALKKHYEAAWIEEKKTASRNSMNN; encoded by the coding sequence ATGATCATATTAATAGCTCCAGAAAAAGATATCCCGAATGAAATTGAATTGCTACATCAGTTGTTTCAAGAAGGTTTAGCCTATTACCATTTAAGAAAACCTTTGAAGGACTATCAAGAACATTGCGATTATTTAAATGCGATCGATACCAAGTATCATAATAGAATTGTAGTACATTTTTTTCATGAATTGGTCAATGAATATGACTTAAAAGGGATTCATTTTCAAGAGCAAAAAAGAATAGACCATATTGACAATCCTGGGCAGTATTTTAAAAGCTTAGATATGTACGGTAAGACTATAAGTTCTTCTTTTCACGATCCAGAGGTATTAGAAGATTGTGAATTTGAATTTGATTATCATTTACTGAGTCCCGTGTTTTCTTCTATCTCTAAACAAGGCTACGAAGGCAAAGGTTTCGACGTCAACCAAAGTGAAAAGTTGATTGTGGGCATGGGCGGTATCACCGATAAAACAGTCCAACAAACATTAAAACTCGGTTTTAAGGGAATTAGCGTTTTAGGCGGAGTCTGGAATATGGAAAACCCTGTTGAAAGCTTTGTAGCCTTAAAAAAGCACTATGAAGCAGCATGGATTGAAGAGAAGAAAACAGCTAGTAGAAATAGCATGAATAACTGA
- a CDS encoding pyridoxamine 5'-phosphate oxidase family protein: MNSIFHDGQLAVQKKAGEEDIAIQRIPMLAASLHPRSIAFIEHQVLAFAGSEDANEAIWLSLLVGERGFIVIPSVEEIKFDLTKVTSTTDDIFFTNIVTKPTVGLLFHEAARRARYRAWGEATKTDNEISVAIKMGYPSCPKHIQREEIEVPAKIKDTLNTTFEKGSSLGASEKKWISTTHTFFISTQTKKGDIEASHRGGDPGFIEILENGQLRVPDYLGNSMFSTLGNIYENPKAALLFVNYEKGETLQLSGTAALQFDQNSADDFYKSGETGRFWTFETKQWVRTVNHHKVNTEFIDFSPFNILSKK, translated from the coding sequence ATGAATTCTATTTTCCATGATGGGCAATTAGCGGTACAAAAAAAAGCCGGAGAAGAAGACATTGCCATACAAAGAATACCAATGCTTGCAGCATCGCTTCATCCAAGATCTATCGCTTTTATAGAACATCAGGTATTGGCGTTTGCCGGTAGTGAAGATGCCAATGAAGCTATTTGGTTATCGTTATTGGTGGGTGAACGTGGTTTTATTGTTATCCCATCCGTAGAAGAAATAAAATTCGACCTTACCAAGGTTACCAGTACTACAGATGATATTTTCTTTACCAATATTGTAACAAAACCAACGGTTGGGCTGCTATTTCATGAAGCAGCGAGAAGGGCACGTTATAGAGCCTGGGGAGAAGCTACAAAAACGGACAATGAAATTAGTGTTGCTATAAAAATGGGTTACCCCAGTTGTCCAAAACACATACAACGAGAAGAAATTGAAGTACCTGCCAAAATTAAAGATACATTAAATACAACCTTTGAAAAAGGCAGTAGCTTAGGCGCATCTGAAAAGAAATGGATCAGCACGACACATACATTTTTTATAAGTACACAGACTAAAAAAGGAGATATAGAAGCATCGCACCGAGGTGGTGATCCTGGGTTTATAGAGATTCTAGAAAATGGTCAGTTACGCGTACCCGATTACTTGGGCAATAGTATGTTCAGCACTTTAGGCAACATCTATGAAAACCCAAAAGCAGCGTTGCTTTTCGTAAATTATGAGAAGGGAGAAACCTTGCAACTTTCTGGTACTGCGGCATTACAATTTGATCAAAATTCTGCCGATGATTTCTACAAATCTGGCGAAACCGGTAGATTCTGGACTTTTGAAACCAAGCAATGGGTAAGAACGGTAAACCACCATAAAGTCAATACCGAATTTATTGACTTCTCCCCTTTTAATATCTTGAGTAAAAAATAA